One window of Novipirellula aureliae genomic DNA carries:
- a CDS encoding sigma-54-dependent transcriptional regulator: MTSTILNSNVSLDTQSTRLLLVDDDASFRKLTARNFGRRGYEVQESGCGSDALGMIEKHDFEVVILDVSMPDMTGIEVLRHLDESNGDIEVIMLTGQTTVRTAVEAMKLGAIDYLVKPIEMDELIVVVEKAVKSGRLKREHRHLKAILQRSTPSFDMIGQSEAMHEVFRLIQRAGPTNKPILIQGESGTGKERVARALHQASLVADKPMVVINCAALSEHLLESELFGHEKGSFTGATAAKEGLFELADGGTLFIDEIGEMAGSLQAKMLRVLEDGSLRRVGSVKERKVNVRIISATNRDMQKEVDEGRFREDLFYRIDVMTLRVPPLRARADDIPNLIHHFAGEDWGITVQTLDAMKKYHWPGNVRQLINAIERAKILADDHTIHLKNLPPTISEAVSPSATQELATQELALQELALPNREGLVHQTETKPIHRDRLVTVLQQCEGNKARAARSLGISRRTLYRLLKKHGIAVDKTANRTTDHP, translated from the coding sequence ATGACATCCACCATTTTAAACTCGAACGTATCTCTCGACACCCAATCGACTCGCTTGTTGCTTGTCGATGATGATGCTAGTTTCCGCAAGTTGACAGCTCGGAACTTCGGACGTCGGGGCTATGAGGTCCAAGAGTCCGGTTGCGGTAGCGATGCTCTAGGGATGATCGAAAAGCATGATTTTGAAGTCGTGATTCTAGACGTATCGATGCCTGACATGACCGGTATCGAGGTTTTGAGGCATCTCGATGAATCCAATGGTGACATCGAAGTTATCATGTTGACTGGGCAGACGACCGTTAGGACAGCGGTGGAAGCGATGAAGTTGGGGGCGATCGATTATCTTGTCAAGCCTATCGAAATGGATGAGTTGATCGTTGTTGTTGAGAAAGCGGTGAAGTCCGGGCGGTTGAAACGAGAACACCGGCACTTGAAGGCAATTCTCCAACGTTCGACGCCGTCGTTCGACATGATTGGCCAATCCGAAGCAATGCACGAGGTGTTTCGATTGATCCAACGGGCCGGACCGACCAACAAACCCATTCTTATTCAAGGTGAGAGCGGCACGGGGAAGGAAAGGGTCGCCAGGGCATTGCATCAGGCAAGCCTCGTCGCCGACAAGCCAATGGTTGTGATTAACTGCGCAGCGCTGTCTGAGCATCTGCTCGAGAGCGAACTGTTTGGTCACGAAAAGGGCAGCTTTACCGGTGCCACCGCAGCCAAGGAAGGTTTGTTTGAACTTGCTGATGGAGGCACTTTGTTCATTGATGAAATCGGCGAAATGGCTGGATCGCTGCAAGCAAAGATGTTGCGTGTCTTGGAAGATGGTTCGCTTCGCCGTGTCGGTTCGGTCAAAGAACGAAAAGTAAACGTTCGCATTATCAGCGCGACGAATCGTGATATGCAGAAGGAGGTTGATGAAGGTCGTTTCCGTGAAGACCTCTTCTATCGTATTGATGTCATGACGCTTCGCGTGCCGCCGCTGCGAGCTCGAGCAGATGACATCCCCAACTTGATCCATCATTTTGCTGGCGAAGATTGGGGAATCACCGTGCAGACGCTCGATGCGATGAAAAAATACCACTGGCCGGGAAATGTTCGACAATTGATTAATGCGATTGAGCGAGCCAAGATTCTAGCCGATGACCATACGATTCACCTGAAAAATCTGCCGCCCACCATCTCCGAAGCTGTTTCTCCATCTGCCACGCAGGAGTTAGCCACGCAGGAGTTAGCATTGCAGGAGTTAGCATTGCCAAACCGTGAAGGTTTGGTGCATCAGACGGAAACCAAACCAATCCACCGCGACCGGCTGGTCACGGTGCTACAGCAATGCGAAGGCAATAAAGCCCGGGCGGCTCGTTCCTTGGGCATTAGTCGTCGCACACTTTATCGCTTATTAAAGAAGCACGGTATTGCAGTGGACAAAACCGCAAATCGGACAACCGATCATCCGTAG
- a CDS encoding response regulator — protein MNEIRLPSRPTKSLRIVVADDEAYIRCYFSRMLPRLGHRVVGSASDGRELVELCGAERPDLVITDIRMPIMSGIEAADQIAKSQSVPVVILSSHDEPVTNNPNIIEFLRKPFELQELARVIARSIT, from the coding sequence ATGAACGAAATCCGGCTGCCGTCCAGACCAACCAAGTCACTGCGTATTGTCGTTGCCGATGATGAAGCGTATATACGCTGCTACTTTTCGCGGATGTTACCGCGGCTTGGGCATCGTGTCGTCGGCAGTGCAAGCGATGGTCGCGAGCTGGTTGAATTATGCGGAGCCGAGCGGCCCGATTTGGTCATCACCGACATTCGCATGCCGATAATGAGCGGCATCGAAGCAGCCGATCAGATCGCAAAGTCTCAATCCGTTCCTGTTGTGATCCTTTCGTCACATGACGAGCCGGTAACGAATAATCCGAACATCATCGAGTTTCTTCGAAAGCCGTTTGAGTTGCAGGAACTCGCTCGGGTGATCGCCCGATCAATCACTTAG
- a CDS encoding PAS domain S-box protein, whose translation MDRSNSKKKRTGAPRTRSADARTQQVADAIPAMVWICRSDGYADYFNQKWCEQTGKTAAESIGWGWVEVIHPDDRVRIEQNWLGVVESGDDYVNELRYRMANGEYRWHLVRAVPVRDDMENVGDWIGICTDIEDKHRSEETLRNREKHYRAVVETAGSLVIFMSPENEILEWNSEAERLIGYSRDEVLGQNPFEFLVDSRRRDNTMAEILSVHAGNSLQSFELPFRTRSGRLVSLLWNATRVLDGNGKLMGHFAVGQDISALKAAQDKLIQSERLAAMGQMMSSLAHESRNALQRIQAGVDMLKFEIAEGSEAASDLAEISKARSDLLTLLDAMRNFAAPVILDLQACNLAEVWNQAWRYLHSADGNHQAELAELTQGFELQCTVDPFRIEQVFRNLFENAIAACAGPAKIQVICADCELESVPAMRITVRDNGPGLTTEQLERTFDAFYTTKPKGTGLGMAIALKAVRAHNGMLSANNGDGGGAEFVITLPRHQEKNDVPST comes from the coding sequence ATGGATCGATCGAACTCAAAAAAGAAACGGACGGGCGCTCCGAGAACACGATCTGCTGATGCGCGGACGCAACAGGTCGCGGACGCTATCCCAGCCATGGTTTGGATTTGTCGGTCGGACGGTTACGCGGATTACTTTAACCAAAAATGGTGTGAGCAAACGGGCAAGACGGCTGCCGAATCGATCGGATGGGGGTGGGTCGAGGTGATTCATCCAGATGATCGTGTGCGGATTGAGCAGAATTGGCTGGGCGTGGTTGAGTCCGGCGACGACTACGTCAACGAGCTGCGCTACCGGATGGCAAATGGAGAATACCGCTGGCATCTCGTCAGAGCCGTTCCGGTTCGTGATGACATGGAAAATGTTGGTGACTGGATTGGGATTTGCACGGATATTGAGGATAAACATCGATCGGAAGAGACGCTGCGGAATCGTGAAAAGCATTATCGAGCGGTCGTGGAAACCGCAGGCAGTCTTGTCATATTCATGTCACCGGAGAATGAAATTCTTGAATGGAACTCCGAAGCCGAACGTCTGATTGGTTACTCTCGCGATGAAGTTCTTGGGCAAAATCCATTCGAGTTTCTAGTGGACTCTCGTCGTCGCGACAACACGATGGCGGAGATATTGAGTGTCCATGCTGGTAATTCGTTGCAGTCATTTGAGCTTCCCTTTCGTACCCGAAGTGGACGTTTAGTGAGTCTGCTCTGGAATGCGACTCGAGTGTTAGATGGGAATGGCAAATTGATGGGGCATTTTGCCGTAGGGCAAGATATCTCTGCATTGAAAGCGGCCCAGGACAAGTTGATTCAATCCGAACGATTGGCAGCCATGGGGCAAATGATGTCCTCCTTGGCTCATGAAAGTCGCAATGCGCTACAGCGGATTCAAGCTGGCGTCGATATGCTCAAGTTTGAGATTGCTGAAGGTTCGGAAGCCGCATCCGATTTGGCGGAAATCTCGAAAGCACGAAGTGACTTGTTGACCTTGCTTGATGCAATGCGCAACTTCGCCGCCCCCGTAATCCTCGATCTGCAAGCATGTAACCTCGCGGAGGTTTGGAACCAAGCGTGGAGATATCTGCACAGCGCGGACGGAAACCATCAAGCGGAACTGGCTGAACTCACCCAGGGCTTTGAGCTACAATGCACCGTTGATCCGTTTCGTATCGAGCAGGTTTTTCGCAATCTGTTTGAGAACGCGATAGCGGCTTGCGCCGGTCCAGCCAAGATTCAAGTCATTTGTGCGGACTGTGAACTTGAAAGTGTGCCAGCGATGCGCATCACTGTGCGGGATAATGGGCCTGGGTTAACAACGGAACAACTCGAACGAACCTTCGACGCGTTTTATACAACGAAACCAAAGGGCACTGGCTTGGGCATGGCAATTGCATTAAAGGCGGTCCGAGCTCACAACGGGATGCTTTCCGCTAACAACGGTGACGGTGGTGGTGCCGAGTTCGTGATCACGCTCCCCCGTCACCAAGAGAAGAACGATGTTCCGTCCACTTGA
- a CDS encoding vWA domain-containing protein → MNNKPYDPPIDPEIEERIIALVLGEASEFEQGYLSRLIEQRPELATLKAQYESVHGLLEDVGTGELPADEDSDWILPDEKRSRLLAVLRGEASDSPANLSIHQPTTLQTTADRGSVRSYAKMAAMLGAACVLAVLGIGSLLTPSIHAARETARHMSVQPSSDTSLEQQLAEEAESFERSRETLKSDLSEIRSNLAENSSLPSPYYLQDDVQYFPAGPEFKLPQEAAALKRERAKEKLAGESTEQSRFGYQAGVADKEAEATSETRDGDSISSTALNEFVPELGTIVIRGARQDVKKTRQTIEAIAQDENERKLGGVKDQPMPPQGSTSRRGIDVAGSVVATPTAPSVTTGLAGSLRSAYAMPAGPSVTMGFDGVNGVPTQAKALNAGDDSYAGGSGIVTKGQSLAQPQAPLEARPERRAGTDLYKSVGPPRLGTSHEGDEVDRDRDGMTGSVWVDSWGGMVMGDHEEGRVPRIMLGGIVAGDSREPVELGWRSKQTERQDKLERLKRQAAPGGIDETNASDEPFSTFSLHVSDVSFKLSRAALARGEWPEAAMVRIEEFVNAFDYGDPLPRQNESVACRVEQSVHPFVQQRNLLRVSMRTAAAGRASTTPLRLTFLLDNSGSMERMDRQQTVRRAFATLAAQLTPIDQVTLISFARQPRLLADKVTGDKANELVPLIENLPSEGGTNIESALQLAFEKAQEQMADDTQSRIVLLTDGAVNLGDANPDRLSQMITTIRDAGIAFDAAGISAEGLNDEILEALTRKGDGRYYLLDSAENAEEGFASQIAGALRPSAKNVKVQIEFNPHRVGRYKLLGFEKHRLKQEDFRNDAVDAAEMAAAEAGVAVYQFEAKPEGKGDVGSVSVRFRDLSTGQMIENRWPIPYEADALRAEQAAPSLRIAAAAAMFAAKLRGEPLGDTVDLKTLSEWLSGLPDQDRGVKRVQQLQQMIEQARQLSER, encoded by the coding sequence ATGAATAATAAACCTTACGATCCTCCCATCGACCCAGAAATCGAGGAACGCATCATTGCGCTCGTGCTCGGGGAGGCGTCGGAGTTTGAACAGGGTTACCTGAGTCGATTGATCGAGCAACGCCCTGAACTGGCGACTCTCAAAGCACAGTACGAATCGGTTCACGGACTGCTCGAGGATGTGGGGACGGGCGAATTGCCAGCGGACGAAGATAGCGATTGGATACTCCCTGACGAAAAACGCAGCAGATTACTGGCGGTGCTGCGTGGCGAGGCGAGTGACTCGCCAGCGAACCTATCGATCCACCAGCCCACGACGCTACAAACGACGGCGGATCGAGGGTCTGTTCGCAGCTACGCCAAGATGGCCGCTATGCTGGGTGCCGCCTGCGTGCTGGCGGTGCTGGGGATCGGGTCGCTATTGACGCCTTCCATCCATGCAGCCCGCGAAACCGCGAGGCACATGTCCGTTCAACCATCGAGTGATACGTCATTGGAACAACAACTCGCTGAAGAAGCAGAGTCATTTGAACGTTCTCGAGAGACTTTGAAATCGGACCTGTCTGAAATCCGAAGTAATCTCGCTGAGAATTCCAGTTTACCGAGTCCCTATTACTTGCAGGATGATGTTCAGTACTTTCCAGCCGGTCCCGAATTCAAACTGCCGCAAGAGGCAGCCGCATTGAAGCGTGAACGCGCCAAGGAAAAGCTGGCTGGTGAATCAACCGAACAATCTAGGTTTGGTTACCAAGCAGGTGTTGCCGATAAAGAAGCTGAGGCCACAAGCGAAACCCGTGACGGTGATTCTATCTCGTCAACGGCGTTGAATGAATTCGTACCTGAGCTTGGAACGATCGTGATTCGCGGCGCTAGGCAAGATGTAAAAAAAACACGTCAAACGATTGAAGCGATTGCACAGGATGAGAACGAACGCAAACTTGGCGGAGTCAAGGACCAACCGATGCCGCCCCAGGGCTCCACTTCAAGACGCGGAATCGACGTTGCGGGAAGCGTTGTCGCAACGCCAACCGCCCCATCTGTCACGACTGGATTGGCCGGTAGTCTGAGGAGTGCTTACGCCATGCCAGCCGGGCCTTCCGTCACGATGGGCTTTGATGGTGTGAATGGCGTTCCGACGCAAGCAAAAGCTCTCAATGCTGGAGATGATAGCTACGCAGGTGGATCTGGAATCGTTACAAAGGGCCAATCACTTGCTCAACCACAAGCACCCCTAGAAGCGAGGCCTGAGCGGCGAGCAGGAACCGATCTCTACAAATCCGTCGGACCACCTAGGTTAGGGACAAGTCATGAGGGTGATGAAGTCGATCGCGATAGGGATGGCATGACCGGCAGTGTCTGGGTCGACTCGTGGGGGGGCATGGTGATGGGAGATCACGAAGAAGGAAGGGTGCCCAGGATCATGCTTGGCGGTATCGTAGCAGGCGATAGTCGTGAGCCTGTGGAACTGGGGTGGCGTAGTAAACAAACCGAACGCCAAGACAAGCTAGAACGCTTGAAACGACAGGCTGCTCCTGGAGGGATCGATGAAACCAACGCCAGTGACGAGCCGTTTTCGACCTTTTCGCTCCACGTTAGCGACGTGTCGTTCAAACTCTCTCGAGCCGCACTCGCTCGAGGCGAGTGGCCTGAAGCAGCCATGGTTCGCATCGAAGAATTCGTTAATGCGTTTGACTATGGCGATCCGTTGCCGCGTCAAAACGAAAGCGTTGCCTGCCGAGTCGAACAATCCGTCCATCCGTTTGTACAACAACGCAACCTGTTACGTGTTTCGATGCGGACGGCGGCGGCCGGGCGTGCCAGCACGACTCCGCTACGGCTTACGTTCCTGCTAGACAATTCGGGTTCGATGGAGCGAATGGACCGCCAACAAACCGTTCGCCGCGCGTTCGCTACGCTTGCGGCGCAGTTGACACCGATCGATCAGGTCACGTTGATTAGCTTCGCTCGTCAACCTCGACTATTGGCCGACAAGGTGACGGGCGACAAGGCGAACGAGTTGGTTCCGTTGATTGAAAACTTACCGAGTGAAGGCGGAACGAACATCGAATCGGCATTGCAATTGGCTTTCGAAAAAGCACAGGAGCAAATGGCCGATGATACACAAAGTCGAATCGTCTTGCTGACCGATGGTGCTGTGAATTTGGGGGATGCGAATCCCGATCGATTGTCTCAGATGATCACGACGATTCGTGATGCCGGTATTGCGTTTGACGCCGCTGGGATCAGTGCGGAGGGATTGAATGATGAAATTCTCGAAGCGCTGACTCGTAAAGGTGACGGTCGTTATTACCTACTCGATTCCGCTGAAAATGCGGAGGAGGGATTTGCGAGCCAGATCGCCGGTGCGCTGCGTCCTTCGGCCAAGAATGTAAAAGTTCAGATCGAGTTTAATCCCCATCGGGTTGGCCGTTACAAATTACTCGGTTTTGAAAAGCACCGATTGAAGCAAGAGGACTTTCGCAACGACGCGGTCGATGCGGCAGAGATGGCAGCAGCCGAGGCTGGAGTCGCCGTTTATCAGTTCGAAGCTAAGCCAGAAGGCAAAGGGGATGTTGGTTCGGTATCGGTTCGATTCCGTGACCTATCAACGGGCCAGATGATTGAAAACCGTTGGCCGATTCCCTACGAAGCTGACGCACTTCGCGCGGAGCAAGCGGCACCGTCGCTTCGCATCGCGGCGGCGGCAGCCATGTTCGCAGCGAAACTACGAGGCGAACCACTCGGAGACACCGTCGATTTGAAAACGTTGTCCGAATGGCTCTCAGGGTTGCCGGATCAAGATCGTGGTGTGAAACGAGTTCAGCAGTTGCAACAAATGATCGAGCAGGCACGTCAGTTGAGTGAAAGGTGA
- a CDS encoding RNA polymerase sigma factor gives MSKPTPRVNPPAAEGASALALLAVFESEETRLLRYAFSLTGRREVAEEIVQDVFLLLHSHWDDVNDPAAWLMRTVRNKAFTHIRDNRREVFGCDDHKPPISYSDQKTPEEWLLRMEAQRVVRTLLSQLSDSDRQLLKLKYFEDRKYSEIAAQTGLSVGNVGYRLHHLLKDLAKKLSPLGIDGKS, from the coding sequence ATGTCGAAGCCGACTCCGCGAGTCAATCCGCCTGCTGCCGAGGGTGCCTCTGCGCTCGCACTGCTGGCGGTCTTTGAGTCGGAGGAAACGAGACTGTTGCGATACGCTTTTTCGTTGACGGGGCGGCGCGAGGTGGCGGAAGAGATTGTCCAGGATGTTTTTTTGCTGCTCCACTCGCACTGGGATGACGTTAACGATCCCGCAGCTTGGTTGATGCGGACGGTGCGGAACAAGGCTTTCACCCACATTCGCGACAACCGTCGCGAAGTATTCGGCTGTGACGATCATAAACCGCCAATCTCCTACAGTGATCAAAAAACACCCGAAGAATGGTTGCTGCGAATGGAAGCCCAACGTGTGGTTCGGACCCTTTTGTCGCAGTTGAGCGATTCCGATCGGCAATTGCTAAAACTGAAGTATTTCGAGGATAGGAAGTACAGCGAGATCGCGGCACAAACAGGCCTGAGCGTTGGCAACGTGGGTTACCGTTTGCACCACCTCTTGAAAGATCTGGCCAAAAAGTTGTCTCCACTTGGGATCGACGGAAAGTCATGA
- a CDS encoding PspA/IM30 family protein: MILGKFWRSIAAQINKLANFFWTADPIAQMQYEYDKAVEEMKSGREGLEQYRGLVERVTRQVADEKRHVSQLEGKVKAYLSAGDRETAGKFAVELNKAKADLAENEEQLAMHEKAYDNNVRKIKRSMSKLKDIREKIQSYDAELKMSRAEAEMAELAKDFNFDVTTDFGQIEQVIQEKISHNRGKARVAADLSGEGMEDIAREEAMEQAMAENALRGFEVELGLVTPATATINDDVKELGPSTTATETKG, encoded by the coding sequence ATGATTTTAGGTAAGTTCTGGCGCTCCATCGCCGCCCAAATCAACAAATTGGCAAACTTTTTCTGGACCGCCGATCCTATCGCTCAGATGCAGTATGAGTACGACAAAGCGGTCGAAGAAATGAAAAGCGGTCGCGAGGGTTTGGAACAGTATCGCGGATTGGTTGAACGAGTGACGCGGCAGGTTGCGGACGAAAAACGGCACGTTTCGCAGCTCGAAGGCAAAGTCAAAGCCTATCTGTCGGCCGGTGACCGCGAAACCGCAGGTAAATTCGCCGTCGAACTGAATAAAGCCAAAGCCGATCTGGCGGAAAACGAAGAACAGTTGGCGATGCACGAAAAAGCGTATGACAACAACGTCCGCAAAATCAAACGCTCGATGAGCAAGCTGAAGGATATCCGCGAAAAAATCCAATCCTACGACGCGGAACTGAAAATGAGTCGCGCCGAGGCGGAGATGGCGGAGTTGGCTAAGGATTTTAACTTTGATGTGACTACCGACTTCGGGCAAATCGAACAGGTGATCCAAGAAAAGATTTCACACAACCGCGGCAAGGCTCGCGTCGCAGCCGACCTTTCCGGTGAAGGGATGGAGGATATCGCACGAGAAGAAGCGATGGAACAAGCGATGGCCGAGAACGCACTACGCGGCTTTGAAGTCGAACTGGGCTTGGTGACACCCGCAACCGCGACGATCAACGATGATGTGAAAGAACTTGGCCCGAGCACCACGGCGACCGAGACGAAAGGCTAA
- a CDS encoding ATP-binding protein yields the protein MSTPIPNVSPMDEPSRTVSVPDWYPGWAREMANLYFAANTCVFVLHGNVNDLYHCQTTETKDGNAVDRFCGLSDFLSQQIFGSWDLVASYDMGQGIQAQAGPNPQRHRDMMTLLASNIGSPTTWTRSPDDVLTNFQRMIQRNLLEDNPHQRKRIAFLFPYAQFLVPAGAQSSLANTQASHLVRFLSWAQNPYIKRVNMAICLITETLNDLNKRLVEDAHVATIDIPLPSDSARRVFIETTFNVGDSQEKKANDKASVEPDSLSIDAVTQISNGLNLVNLNVAMSRSKRSGHSVDARAFRQLKKDLIERQCHDLVTFLEPTHTLDMVVGHTAAKERLKLDAKWIIEGQLDSAPMGYLICGPVGTGKTFISECYAGSIGIPCLVLKNFRSKYVGETEGNLEKVLSTLRSLGPVVVIIDEADAALGNRQSSGDSGTSNRVFSMIASQMGNTRYRGKIIWMLLTSRPELLPIDLKRQGRAEVHIPLFYPKEESELKTMFTIMAKKNKVATEADAIPDVSLDRELSGADIESIVLSAKREMMSEGRKLLTRTDMRMALDSFIPSAQGMEKELQEMVAVLECTDRRFLTAHWREQLSLPNGRAVLQKKVAAIQDYLGRG from the coding sequence ATGAGCACCCCCATCCCCAACGTGTCGCCAATGGACGAGCCGTCTCGGACGGTCTCCGTTCCCGATTGGTATCCCGGATGGGCGCGTGAGATGGCCAATCTGTACTTCGCCGCGAATACCTGTGTCTTCGTGTTGCACGGCAACGTCAACGATCTTTATCACTGCCAAACAACAGAAACGAAAGACGGTAACGCGGTAGATCGGTTTTGTGGCCTGAGCGATTTTTTGTCACAGCAGATTTTTGGCTCCTGGGACCTGGTCGCCTCGTATGACATGGGCCAAGGGATCCAAGCACAAGCAGGTCCGAATCCACAACGGCATCGCGACATGATGACACTGCTGGCGTCCAACATTGGCAGCCCCACCACATGGACGCGATCGCCCGACGACGTGCTGACGAACTTTCAGCGGATGATTCAACGTAATTTGCTCGAAGACAACCCGCACCAGCGTAAACGAATCGCCTTCCTGTTCCCTTATGCACAGTTCCTGGTTCCCGCCGGAGCACAATCGTCGCTGGCCAATACGCAAGCGTCACACTTGGTTCGCTTTTTGTCTTGGGCACAAAACCCTTACATCAAACGTGTCAACATGGCGATCTGTTTGATTACCGAAACATTGAACGACTTGAACAAACGATTGGTCGAAGACGCTCATGTCGCCACGATCGACATCCCGCTACCCAGCGATTCGGCCCGTCGTGTGTTCATTGAAACCACATTCAACGTCGGCGATTCGCAAGAGAAAAAGGCAAACGATAAAGCGAGCGTTGAGCCGGATTCATTGTCGATTGACGCGGTGACGCAAATTTCCAACGGTTTGAATCTGGTGAATCTGAATGTTGCGATGTCACGTAGTAAACGGTCGGGCCATTCGGTTGACGCACGGGCATTTCGGCAACTAAAAAAGGACCTAATCGAACGCCAGTGTCATGACCTGGTCACCTTCCTTGAACCGACCCACACGCTGGATATGGTCGTCGGCCATACCGCAGCAAAAGAACGATTAAAATTGGACGCAAAGTGGATCATCGAAGGACAACTTGATTCGGCACCAATGGGTTATTTGATCTGTGGTCCCGTCGGCACCGGCAAGACGTTTATTTCGGAATGCTACGCCGGTTCGATCGGTATCCCTTGTTTGGTTCTGAAAAACTTTCGCTCGAAGTACGTCGGGGAAACCGAAGGAAACTTGGAAAAAGTGCTCAGCACCCTGCGTTCGCTTGGTCCGGTCGTGGTGATCATTGACGAGGCCGACGCGGCTTTGGGCAACCGCCAATCGAGCGGCGATTCAGGCACCAGCAACCGCGTATTTTCGATGATTGCCAGCCAGATGGGGAACACGCGTTATCGCGGCAAAATCATTTGGATGTTGTTGACCAGCCGCCCAGAATTATTGCCGATCGACTTGAAACGCCAAGGCCGAGCCGAAGTTCATATTCCGCTGTTCTATCCCAAGGAAGAATCGGAATTGAAAACGATGTTCACGATCATGGCAAAGAAAAACAAGGTGGCAACCGAAGCGGACGCGATTCCGGATGTATCGCTCGATCGTGAATTGAGTGGTGCGGATATCGAATCGATTGTGCTCAGTGCCAAACGTGAAATGATGTCCGAGGGACGAAAATTGTTGACGCGAACCGACATGCGAATGGCGTTGGACAGTTTCATTCCGTCTGCACAAGGGATGGAAAAAGAGTTGCAGGAGATGGTCGCGGTGTTGGAATGCACCGATCGGCGATTTTTGACCGCCCACTGGCGAGAACAATTGAGCCTACCTAATGGACGAGCCGTCTTGCAAAAGAAAGTCGCCGCGATTCAAGACTATTTGGGACGAGGTTAA